The Bernardetia litoralis DSM 6794 genome includes a window with the following:
- a CDS encoding alpha-ketoacid dehydrogenase subunit alpha/beta — protein MIFDRADISDEQLIHLYKALLKPRLIEDRMLIALRQGKISKWFSSYGQEAISVGVTEAIQTDEYLLPLHRNLGVFTSRKIEPKKLFAQFQGKKEGFTKGRDRSFHFGTNEHHIVGMISHLGPQLTVANGIALADVLENKKRVTVTFTGDGGTSQGDFHEALNVAAVWDLPTIFVVENNGYGLSTPSQEQFRCKQFIDKGIGYGMRAVQVDGNNLLEVYSTVQKLAEQMRENPHPILLEMITFRMRGHEEASGTKYVPKELFEVWEKKDPVTNYEKFLVENNILTEEKTKEIREEFFESIKSALDTALELPKIVPNTEEEIEDMYAPHEQELIAPISSNQTSKRLIDAISDSLRQSMERYPKMTIMGQDVADYGGVFKITDGFVEQFGKKRIRNTPLCESAIVGASLGLSIRGWKVVMEMQFADFVTCGFNQIINNLAKSHYRWGQNADIVVRMPTGAGIAAGPFHSQSNEAWFVHTPGLIVVYPSSPYDAKGLLNASIEDPNPVIFFEHKALYRAISEDIYDDYYTLPIGKAALISEGEDVSIITYGMGVHWAKKAAEELGDSYSLDILDLRTLLPWDKEAVSETIKKTGKVIILHEDCLTGGIGGEISAWIAEHHFTNLDAPIMREGSLDTAVPFSAELEKNFLPYNRFVEKLTKLIQY, from the coding sequence ATGATTTTTGATAGAGCTGATATTTCTGATGAACAGCTTATTCATTTATACAAAGCACTCTTAAAACCTCGTTTGATTGAAGATAGAATGCTTATTGCACTTCGTCAAGGCAAGATTTCAAAGTGGTTTTCAAGCTATGGACAAGAAGCCATTTCAGTAGGAGTAACTGAAGCGATTCAAACAGATGAGTATTTATTACCTCTTCATAGAAACTTAGGTGTTTTTACTTCTCGCAAAATAGAACCTAAAAAACTTTTTGCTCAATTTCAAGGAAAAAAAGAAGGCTTTACAAAAGGTAGAGATAGGTCTTTCCATTTTGGAACAAATGAGCATCATATTGTAGGAATGATTTCACATTTAGGACCTCAACTGACAGTAGCGAATGGAATTGCATTGGCTGATGTTTTGGAAAATAAAAAACGTGTTACGGTTACTTTTACTGGTGATGGTGGAACTTCGCAAGGAGATTTTCATGAAGCCTTAAATGTAGCTGCTGTTTGGGATTTGCCTACTATTTTTGTAGTTGAGAATAATGGTTATGGGCTTTCTACGCCAAGCCAAGAGCAATTTCGTTGTAAGCAATTTATCGATAAAGGAATTGGTTATGGAATGAGAGCTGTTCAGGTTGATGGAAACAATCTCCTAGAAGTGTATTCAACAGTTCAAAAATTGGCTGAACAAATGAGAGAAAATCCACATCCAATTTTATTAGAAATGATAACTTTCCGTATGCGTGGACACGAAGAAGCATCAGGTACAAAATATGTTCCGAAAGAACTTTTTGAGGTTTGGGAGAAAAAAGATCCAGTTACCAATTATGAAAAATTCTTAGTAGAAAATAATATTCTGACAGAAGAAAAAACAAAAGAAATTAGAGAAGAGTTTTTTGAAAGTATAAAAAGTGCTTTAGATACAGCCTTAGAATTACCTAAGATTGTTCCAAATACAGAAGAAGAAATTGAAGATATGTATGCTCCACATGAGCAAGAACTTATTGCACCAATTAGCAGCAACCAAACTTCTAAACGTTTAATTGATGCCATTTCGGATTCATTGCGTCAAAGTATGGAACGCTACCCCAAAATGACAATTATGGGGCAAGATGTAGCCGATTATGGTGGAGTTTTCAAAATTACAGATGGTTTTGTAGAGCAATTTGGAAAGAAGCGTATCAGAAATACGCCTTTATGTGAATCTGCTATTGTGGGAGCAAGTTTAGGACTTTCTATTCGTGGCTGGAAAGTTGTTATGGAAATGCAATTTGCTGATTTTGTTACTTGTGGATTCAATCAAATTATTAATAATTTGGCTAAATCTCATTACCGTTGGGGACAAAATGCCGATATTGTGGTGCGTATGCCAACAGGCGCAGGTATTGCAGCAGGACCTTTTCATTCTCAATCTAATGAAGCATGGTTTGTGCATACACCAGGGTTAATAGTAGTTTATCCATCTTCTCCTTATGATGCAAAAGGACTTTTGAATGCTTCTATTGAAGACCCAAATCCTGTAATTTTCTTCGAACACAAAGCTCTCTACCGTGCTATTTCAGAAGATATTTATGATGATTATTATACTCTTCCGATTGGAAAAGCTGCACTTATTTCAGAAGGTGAAGACGTAAGTATTATTACCTATGGAATGGGTGTTCATTGGGCAAAAAAGGCAGCCGAAGAATTAGGAGATTCTTATTCTTTAGATATTTTGGACTTGAGAACATTACTTCCTTGGGATAAAGAAGCCGTTTCTGAAACGATTAAGAAAACAGGAAAAGTAATTATTTTACATGAAGACTGCCTAACTGGTGGAATTGGTGGCGAAATTTCGGCTTGGATTGCAGAGCATCATTTTACCAATCTTGATGCACCAATTATGCGTGAGGGAAGTTTGGATACAGCCGTTCCATTTAGTGCAGAATTGGAGAAAAATTTCTTGCCATACAATCGTTTTGTGGAGAAATTGACAAAATTGATACAGTATTAG